The Carassius gibelio isolate Cgi1373 ecotype wild population from Czech Republic chromosome B9, carGib1.2-hapl.c, whole genome shotgun sequence genome includes a region encoding these proteins:
- the fzd7a gene encoding frizzled-7a has protein sequence MQHCCGITRYFLLFLTMALQPSSGQYGEKGISVPEHGFCQPISIPLCTDIAYNQTIMPNLLGHTNQEDAGLEVHQFYPLVKVQCSMDLKFFLCSMYAPVCTVLEQAIPPCRSLCERARQGCEALMNKFGFQWPERLRCENFPVHGAGEICVGQNTSDAGSPTSNPTPYVPELITLQPSVVRPSQQFTCPLQLKVPTYLKYHFMGEKDCGAPCEPTRPNGLMYFREEEVKFGRLWVGIWSILCCVSTLFTVLTYLVDMRRFRYPERPIIFLSGCYFMVAVAYAAGFFLEDKVVCVDKFNDDGYKTVAQGTKKEGCTILFMILYFFGMASSIWWVILSLTWFLSAGMKWGHEAIEANSQYFHLAAWAVPAVKTITILAMGQVDGDILTGVCYVGIYNVDSLRGFVLAPLFVYLFIGTSFLLAGFVSLFRIRTIMKHDGTKTEKLEKLMVRIGVFSVLYTVPATIVIACYFYEQAFREQWEKTWHMQTCKRFAVPCPVNNFAPMSPDFTVFMIKYLMTMIVGITSGFWIWSGKTLQSWRRFYKRLSNSNQGETTV, from the coding sequence ATGCAACACTGTTGCGGGATTACTCGATACTTTCTTCTATTCCTCACCATGGCCCTGCAGCCATCCAGCGGCCAGTACGGAGAAAAGGGCATCTCCGTTCCCGAGCACGGGTTCTGCCAGCCCATTTCGATACCTCTCTGCACGGACATCGCCTACAATCAGACCATCATGCCCAACCTTTTGGGTCACACCAATCAGGAGGACGCCGGGCTGGAGGTGCACCAGTTCTACCCCCTGGTGAAAGTGCAGTGCTCCATGGACCTGAAGTTCTTCCTCTGCTCCATGTACGCGCCGGTTTGCACGGTGCTGGAGCAAGCCATCCCGCCGTGTCGCTCCCTGTGCGAGCGCGCGAGACAGGGCTGCGAGGCCCTCATGAACAAGTTCGGCTTCCAGTGGCCCGAGCGACTGCGCTGCGAGAATTTCCCGGTGCACGGCGCGGGGGAGATCTGCGTGGGTCAGAACACCTCGGACGCGGGCAGCCCGACCTCAAACCCGACGCCCTACGTCCCAGAACTGATCACATTACAGCCGAGCGTGGTCAGACCCAGCCAGCAGTTCACATGTCCGCTGCAACTCAAAGTGCCCACTTATCTCAAGTACCACTTCATGGGCGAAAAAGACTGCGGGGCGCCGTGTGAGCCCACTAGACCCAACGGGCTGATGTATTTTAGAGAGGAAGAGGTCAAATTTGGCCGGCTCTGGGTTGGGATTTGGTCTATTTTGTGCTGTGTTAGTACACTGTTCACCGTTCTCACGTACTTAGTGGACATGAGGCGGTTTCGTTACCCGGAGAGGCCCATCATCTTCCTCTCCGGGTGTTACTTCATGGTGGCTGTTGCGTACGCAGCTGGCTTTTTCCTTGAAGACAAAGTCGTTTGCGTTGACAAATTCAACGATGATGGTTATAAGACCGTCGCGCAAGGCACGAAAAAAGAGGGCTGCACTATCCTCTTCATGATCCTCTATTTCTTCGGCATGGCAAGTTCAATCTGGTGGGTCATTCTGTCCCTCACATGGTTCCTCTCAGCGGGAATGAAGTGGGGTCATGAAGCCATTGAGGCCAACTCTCAGTATTTCCACCTGGCCGCGTGGGCTGTCCCAGCGGTCAAGACCATCACCATCCTCGCCATGGGCCAAGTGGATGGAGACATTCTCACAGGGGTGTGCTACGTTGGCATCTACAACGTGGACTCTCTGCGTGGCTTCGTCCTGGCGCCCCTCTTCGTCTACCTCTTCATCGGCACCTCGTTCCTCCTGGCCGGCTTCGTGTCGCTTTTCCGCATCAGAACCATCATGAAGCACGACGGCACCAAGACGGAGAAGCTGGAGAAGCTGATGGTGCGCATCGGCGTGTTCAGCGTGCTCTACACGGTCCCCGCTACCATCGTGATCGCGTGCTACTTCTACGAGCAGGCTTTCCGCGAGCAGTGGGAGAAGACCTGGCACATGCAAACGTGTAAGCGGTTCGCCGTCCCTTGCCCAGTTAATAACTTCGCCCCCATGTCTCCAGACTTCACCGTGTTCATGATAAAGTATCTGATGACCATGATCGTGGGAATCACCTCTGGGTTCTGGATATGGTCTGGGAAAACGCTGCAGTCTTGGCGCAGGTTTTATAAAAGGCTCAGCAATAGCAACCAAGGCGAGACGACGGTATGA